A stretch of Mytilus edulis chromosome 11, xbMytEdul2.2, whole genome shotgun sequence DNA encodes these proteins:
- the LOC139495064 gene encoding uncharacterized protein has product MSLVDGTEEDVRQSWSDLDTKNPKRKRDDSVPSRKGKIKHRKVVNHSSSSSENTSSSESSSSNSESESSEDNEAFEPSLSKDKKEKVPSHVTKYIEKYALKGISKKTRQDMSLNWPIPSSKGLKALETDRFFKKNYFQGRKWNARLERSKINTQLRILDVMGPLSRLWSEAHRIKKDNQGMDPSDVIHLTQRAIVLAGNAHYVYNTDRRKAMLVKTMPDSLDFLNEKKGKKALAKSKGQLFGNKFLKSLAKENKDNNELREMLLFSNKKKHAGKPHFNRKNDQFFQQGPTNNLQSVGGRQALHPQVSGKRPWQGNQSQNRQGNSYGQRQNQTQNQIQTQPQNNQVFKKPANR; this is encoded by the coding sequence ATGTCGTTAGTCGACGGGACAGAAGAAGATGTCAGACAGAGCTGGTCTGACCTAGATACCAAAAACCCTAAACGGAAACGGGACGACTCCGTACCTAGCAGAAAAGGTAAGATTAAACACAGGAAAGTTGTAAATCATTCTAGCAGTTCCTCTGAAAATACTAGTAGCAGTGAATCATCTTCTAGTAACTCTGAATCAGAGAGTTCAGAAGACAATGAAGCGTTTGAACCTTCTTTGtctaaagataaaaaagaaaaagtaccATCTCATGTAACCAAATATATAGAGAAGTATGCTCTAAAGGGTATAAGTAAAAAGACGAGACAAGATATGTCTTTAAATTGGCCTATTCCTTCGTCTAAAGGATTAAAGGCTCTTGAAACAGAtagattttttaagaaaaattattttcaaggTAGAAAATGGAATGCTAGATTAGAGAGAAGTAAAATTAACACACAGCTACGCATTCTAGATGTTATGGGTCCTCTGTCCCGTTTATGGTCTGAAGCACATAGGATTAAGAAAGATAATCAAGGTATGGACCCTtctgatgtaattcatttaacACAGAGGGCTATTGTGCTAGCAGGTAATGCTCACTATGTTTATAACACTGACAGGAGAAAAGCAATGTTAGTTAAAACAATGCCAGATAGTCTAGATTTTTTAAATGAGAAGAAAGGCAAGAAAGCTTTGGCAAAATCTAAGGGTCAACTTTTTGGTAATAAGTTTCTAAAGTCTTTGGCTAAAGAAAACAAGGATAACAACGAACTTAGAgaaatgttgttgttttctaacAAGAAAAAACATGCTGGTAAACctcattttaatagaaaaaatgaTCAGTTTTTTCAGCAGGGGCCCACAAACAACCTGCAGTCTGTGGGCGGCAGACAAGCTCTCCATCCACAAGTTTCAGGGAAGAGACCTTGGCAGGGAAACCAGTCACAGAACAGACAGGGGAACAGTTATGGTCAGCGCCAGAACCAGACCCAGAACCAAATCCAGACTCAACCTCAGAACAACCAAGTGTTCAAGAAACCTGCAAACCGATAG